A window of Rhipicephalus microplus isolate Deutch F79 chromosome 8, USDA_Rmic, whole genome shotgun sequence genomic DNA:
TTGCGTGTGTGTTACGTGCACATACAAACGCGCCCACGTACCTAAAACAGTGATGTGCGTTCTCAATCGGACATTCCATTCAGCACCACCAAGGGACGCGAGTTTGGCACAAAGTGGCCGTCTACGCAATCTCTCCCCAGTGTGGCCTCCGAGAACCTTGCCCGGTGACCCTCAAGAGTTCCGCGTGCACCAACTGCTCTTATGCCTAATGCTCGAGCCTCACTCTGTGTCGGGCGTTCTCAGACGTTTGGGTGCCGTACCTTGTCCGACGAAGAGTCGTCCGAGTCGGAGTTGACCGAGAAGTCGGGCGACGGTACGCCGGTCACGGCGGGCGGCAGGTCCTGCAACTCGAGCGACGATGTCGTTGAAGTCATCTCCGGGACGGCGCCACCGCAGAAGAAAGTCGGGAACACTGCCACAGTCGCCGCCATCGGCTGCTGGTGATGCGGGTACAATGCGGCCGACTGCTCGACGTGCTGATGCGTTTGAGGAACCGCGGTGTACGACATCGGTGCCAACGGAGTCAGCGTGGCGTACTCGCTGCCCGCCGAGAGCTTGGTACTCGGGACGGGGCACGGTGACGCTGCGTCGTCCATCACGCTGCGTGGAATAGGTGCTTGGTTTGCATTCACGTCACAGTAACTGCCGTGTTGGATGATGCACTTTCGAGGTCTCGTTGAATGCACTCATTTGGGTAGCGCGAAAAATGGCGCAGACACAAGAGCGAAGTCGTAGAGAGGACGGGCGCTAGCTTGACCTGTCTGCATGCCTAAACTTGTGTCTGCGTCATTGTTATTTATTGCGCTACCGAAATGAATGCCAGTGATCACAACCAACTACCCCGCATTATACCGCATTAACACAAAGAACGGACCACGACATGGTCACCCAAAAGTTTGGGCTTTTCATTGAAAAACAAAAGTAGAGGTTCTATCGTGTGTGTACATACACCTGAATGTAACATGAATTTTAAAATAAATATTAGTACTATATAAGCCCAAGAACTCTTCAGCCATCAACCCCACCCACCGCCGGCGACCACCATATTGCCATGGCATGCGTGGCATTAGAGTGTAGTGGCATCACGGGCTGCATGGGGCTGGGAGGTGGAAAAAAGACTAAGAGGTGGCGTCACGTGAGCATCTTGAAGTCCagccaaaaaaaaatgaagctgtaGCATGTAGGAAATCTGACCAGCGCATGGAGAACGAGCATGGAGCCCAGTGCATGGAGCAGCCCCGATAAGTTTGGCTTGTGGGCGCCAGGCGTGCTCcgcgagtttttttttacttgtgtatatatatatatatatatatatatatatatatatatatatatatatatatatatatatatatatatatatatatatattcgaaggtcgcaggttcggatcctgcccgcggcaagttatcttttcacccacttttctttcttctcatttacattacaattggcctaataacttcccccataccttccttggcattattgtctcttagatgtgtttatctcgtgagcgaacagGGGGGTGGGGGGTAGGCGCTTATGATTTCCGCGCTATCAAGGCAACGACCAGCGCGCCTTAAGCCCCCACAGCAGGTGAGAGCTTCTACGGACTGCTGTctcaacgcgaaaaaaaaaaacggtgccaagAGTGTTTTGTAGAGATACGTGAGATCGGATCTGAATGAgctgactgccagcctcacttcgtataacattgcaaTTGGTCGCTTTTATATTGACTACTTCACCTTTTCGGTGAAACTGACTTTGGCAATCATCCCTGCCACAGTCGTGAACTGCACTTGACATAATGCGCACGAGTATACATGGACACCAAGAAAGCTTCTTGAGACACAGTTAGGTATCCAGCTGCTATGCACGTTTTGCAGGTTCTGTACCGTTTGTCATAAggtattcgcgttcatctgtacctgtgattacgtttcctgcgtcgtttgtgcgtgagaaacgcggggcacgtttcgatctattttccattcttcgcgtgaccttccaatttgttgctatcgcgttcattgcttcgcctttgcggcaaagctgtgactttttttaccCATTTTTTCATGCATTGAGCAAAGCCGTCGTCTTTTGCCTAAGGTCGGCGAATCGTTCAATTTCAACGTCAAGCTGAAAAAAGCTGAAAGTAACTTGATCACAAGCTCAGGTGACCGCGGAGCAAAAGCGTTCGCTGTGTAATGTAGAGGAGGCAGAAGGAACGCTCAGACGTCTGTTTGCTACGCTCGAGATCTGCGTTTTTGTCGGACCGGGGCTACTTTGACAGCCAAGTCATCAGTGCTTTCTCAATAAATAGTCGTCAGCACGCTCTCACAGCCAGCAGCCTGTTTCGTCACGACTCATGATTGCGCCAGCGCTTCCCGACTCATGCCGCTTGCATCTTTATCGAAATTCTCAATTGTAAATTTCGTGCTCAAATACTTGAAATTTGGCCAGCTTGTTTGTGAATTCACAAACAAGCTGGCCAAATTTCAAGTATTTGAGCACTAAATTTACAATATAGTGCGTTAACGCACTATAGGAATAGCGGACATATAACGGAGATGATTAACAAAACATGGGTGTTGTGCCCCCTCTCTCTCCTTAATTCTTTATGTTATCAAAACGTCATATGAGAGTTTTTTCGTTACTCATTCACAGGGTGTTCATTTCATGCCATACGGTGGACTGATAGAATGTATTGCTATAGAATATTTCGAAGGCAAAAAAATTGGACACGTGGAACTTTCCAAAATGTCGTCCTGGTGGTCTaagaaaatattttgaaaatattGTATATCTTTTTTTTCGATGCTATATTTGGTTTACATATTAAGAAAAGGTGTTTGTGTAAGGTTTTTGAAGCTGAATAACGTTACTGCGATTTTCTGTCGTATTCGCCGCCATAAAATCTGCCAAAATACTTAATGTATGCATTTTTTTCTATTCCAATATACGACATTTATGAATATCTTAGTAATGAATACTTGGATTACGAAAGGTGTATTTTGCGTTAAGAATATTTTCAGACCACAGAAGTGTCTAACCTTTAGAAGAACAATATACGAACGTCATAAAATTGTCGTTTGGTCCACTGATCGAGACGCCATTTACAGCACGTGGTGCTCCAAATAAAATTAGATTTATACCTCAATCGAAAGCAAATCAACAGTTCTCAAATGACAAGATGTGTCATAACAATTTTTGTcataaaaatgaaaatttttaaCTTCCCCAATCACGGCAATATAGAACTTCAACGGTGCCGCATGACGAAATGTACTTATGAGAGCTAAATGATTCAGATGAAATCAAGATAGCTTCAGTTGGGCCTAGTTGGTACATTGCATTTCAACTAAAAACAACAGCGCTAACCAAAACGGACCGCAAAGAATACAAAAGAGTGCTCGTCTCCCCTATTATTGACCCGTCTTGGTTTGCACTGAAGCTTTCACCTTGCATGAAATCATACCAAATGATATATCAAGTAGAACATTATATAAGTGGCATTGTCAATTTGCTGAATGTAAACACTACGACAGTTCTGTTTGGTGTTTTCATATATCCTCCGGACTTCCGGGTTGGATTTTAGTCCACAGAATTTCCTGAAAATTTCACAACTGGGTGTGTAGATGATGAAAAtaaaaagtgaagcttattatttccgTGATGACTGTGGTTTTGATATGGCGTGATGTCCTGAAGCAACACAAAGCAAGGTTACTGAAGGAAATTGTGACAAATTCTGGAATAGCTGCAAGTTGTTATTCAAAATTtaacaaatattagaaaaaactacaaaaaagtgGAGCTCAATTTTCGCCGCTAAACTTCTAAACCGCTGCTCTGTTGAACACCaccatgttttcttctttgtttcgggcTCTCCTGGTGCAATTTCGACGAAACTTTACAGAGGGCACTAGTagatgtccaaaatattggacaacTGGTTTTTGAGGAAGAAAACATGCCGAGATCTTCGTAGTGATGGAGTATTCGATGTCCAATACATTGGAAAAATCGCCATAGCCGGAACCCGGGAGGATATAAAGTATAGAGTGCAACTAATCCTGTGTAGATTATAGTAAAAATTTATCTTTCTTCACAATCACAACGCGACGCGTCTCCAGCTATAGATGTTTCTTCTAAAAAAACTCTGCCCCATTGTGCTCATAAAGTAACTCTAAGATATTTTCGAACAGCCTCGGTGGTCACAattctcggctgctcacccgaaagTCACCGTCTTGAACCGGGCCACAGTGGTCACATGTTTATGTGGGCAAAACCCTAAAGGCCCGTGCAACCAAAATTTaggcgcacgtttaagaaccccactTGGTGGAAACTACCGAAGCCCTccacagcgtctctcgtaatttcATCGGCGTAATTTcgtcgtggctttgggacgtaaagACCCAGACATTGTAATGTTATTGTAATGTATTTGCAAAACACATTCGCATGTTAAATTTGTCAGGTATACTCTCTGCATTTTCAATTTGGCATATTTTTCTAAAAATGTACCAATAGGAAATGGATAAATCGAACCATTAAATAGGCGTGTGAGAATGTTTGAAAATAATGAAATATTTGAATAGTTAATAGCCGGAATACCGaacttttttttcgatttcatATAATCAGCTCCGACGGGAAAGCTCCAAAAGAACAAAACACTGGAACAACGAGGCACCATTCTTCTTGTTTCAATTATTGAATTGCCGATATGCACCCATCCCAACCACGAGATTCATGACTTTCATTCAAAAAACGTTGTTTAAATGTCTCAATTTGTTTTAGAAGGTAGTGCAGAAGTACCACCTTCAATACTGAAGTAACTGCGGTATTTTAGCATGCTGTTCCAAAACTTCTGGAAAGCTCTTGTCCTTCATTTGTTCGAGCTTACCTCAGTTGGCACAATAGATCATTTTCAATGTTTGCAAGTTAATCTTTCCTGCTATGCAGTTTGGACAAATATAATGGCGGCTACAGTCACTTCCTGGAAATAGCCTGTTCAGGCGCGGTCTGCTTGCGCAATAACGTGGAAAATGTTGTCAGCTTTTTTTATATTAACACTCATAATAGATAAGTCCCAGCACGTTCAACTAGGACCGCGTCTCCGCTTGAAGCACGACAGGTGCCGCCATTACTTGGGCAAATATGCAGTGCAGAAAAGCGCACTTGAGAATTGTGAAAGGGGTTCATTGTGGCTTGTTTCTTTGTTGTCGCTCAAGGGCAATCATCGTGTTATTTCATTGAAGTTGGTGAATATTTGCTTCAAATCAATTGTTCTGGGAATCCTTATAAGGCTATTTCG
This region includes:
- the LOC119165264 gene encoding uncharacterized protein LOC119165264, with the protein product MDDAASPCPVPSTKLSAGSEYATLTPLAPMSYTAVPQTHQHVEQSAALYPHHQQPMAATVAVFPTFFCGGAVPEMTSTTSSLELQDLPPAVTGVPSPDFSVNSDSDDSSSDKVGSTDPFAPECKIPLPVPYSPYDYWLEPTFIRRRNERERQRVRHVNDGFERLRSRLPLPPRDKDRRLSKVETLRYAISYIRHLQRLLGLIDDDDDDEDCENSRCHR